A single window of Candidatus Kapaibacterium thiocyanatum DNA harbors:
- a CDS encoding ABC transporter permease has translation MRTLKFLLQKEFRQIFRNRTILAMIMVMPVMQLLILPQAANFEVKNVTLCIVDHDHSVGSRELTRRIVASGYFRLAAWPASFDEGYALIEQDKADLILEIPAGFDRNLIRENGQKLFIAVNAINGVKANLGGAYLGRIIADYNTAIRLRLLEPSRYPPAPMIDVTASNRFNPHLDYRMFMVPGILALLVTMVATYLSALNIVKEKEIGTIEQINVTPIRKYHFVLGKLIPFWILGLVVLGIGLTVARVVYGIVPAGSVLLIVAFVAVYLLAVLGLGLLVSTYSDTQQQAMFVAFFFLMIFIMLGGLFTSIESMPDWAGILTRINPIRYFIDVMRMVVLKGSSFGDIRGHFFVVLGIGVVLNAWAILNYRKTM, from the coding sequence ATGAGAACGCTGAAATTCCTGCTGCAGAAGGAGTTCCGTCAGATATTCCGGAACAGGACGATCCTGGCCATGATCATGGTCATGCCGGTGATGCAACTGCTCATCCTGCCACAGGCAGCCAACTTCGAAGTGAAGAACGTCACGCTCTGCATCGTCGATCACGACCACTCCGTCGGATCGCGCGAGCTGACGCGTCGTATCGTGGCATCCGGATACTTCAGGCTCGCCGCCTGGCCGGCATCGTTCGACGAAGGCTATGCGCTCATCGAACAGGACAAGGCCGACCTCATCCTCGAAATACCGGCAGGCTTCGACCGCAACCTCATCCGTGAGAACGGACAGAAACTCTTCATCGCCGTCAATGCGATCAACGGTGTGAAGGCGAATCTCGGCGGCGCCTATCTCGGCAGGATCATCGCGGACTACAACACCGCGATCCGGCTGCGGCTGCTCGAACCATCGCGATACCCTCCGGCACCGATGATCGACGTGACGGCATCGAACAGGTTCAATCCCCACCTCGACTACCGGATGTTCATGGTACCGGGTATCCTCGCCCTGCTCGTGACGATGGTGGCGACATACCTGTCGGCCCTGAACATCGTCAAGGAAAAGGAAATCGGTACGATCGAACAGATCAACGTCACGCCGATCAGGAAGTATCATTTCGTCCTCGGTAAGCTGATTCCATTCTGGATCCTCGGGCTGGTCGTGCTGGGCATCGGCCTCACGGTCGCACGCGTGGTCTACGGCATCGTTCCGGCAGGAAGCGTCCTGCTGATCGTGGCCTTCGTCGCCGTCTATCTGCTTGCCGTGCTCGGCCTGGGCCTGCTCGTATCCACCTACTCCGACACGCAGCAGCAGGCCATGTTCGTGGCCTTCTTCTTCCTGATGATCTTCATCATGCTCGGCGGACTGTTCACGTCCATCGAAAGTATGCCCGACTGGGCGGGGATTCTCACACGAATCAATCCGATCCGTTACTTCATCGACGTCATGCGGATGGTCGTGCTGAAGGGTAGCAGCTTCGGCGATATTCGCGGGCATTTCTTCGTCGTTCTCGGTATCGGAGTCGTGTTGAACGCATGGGCTATCCTGAACTACCGGAAGACGATGTGA
- a CDS encoding multidrug ABC transporter permease has product MNQLLTFIRKEFLHVLRDRKTLLILFGLPVVQIMIFGFALTNEVKNATIVVMDEAHDVASRQIIDRIAASSYFRIERTIPKHGDIDAAFRQGRIKLAVVFPAGFNDDLVHLNKAGIQIIADASEPNTATTLTNYLTSIVMDYQTQMIQSTALPYRITTEVRMLYNPQLKGAPNFVPGVMALVLMLVCVMMTSISIVREKELGTMEILLVSPFRPFLVIVAKVVPYLILSLVNVTTIILLSIFVLGLPVNGSIVLLFLESTLFIVTSLSLGLLISTLTDTQQTAMLFSMMGMLLPTVLFSGFMFPIENMPLPLQIISNAVPAKWYYIIVKSVMIKGTGLASIWRETLVLTGMTLVLTIISLRKFKVRLA; this is encoded by the coding sequence ATGAACCAGCTTCTGACGTTCATCAGGAAGGAGTTCCTGCATGTCCTGCGAGACAGGAAGACCCTCCTCATCCTGTTCGGTCTTCCCGTCGTCCAGATCATGATCTTCGGCTTCGCCCTCACGAACGAAGTCAAGAATGCGACCATCGTCGTCATGGACGAAGCGCACGACGTCGCATCGAGACAGATCATAGACAGGATCGCCGCCAGCAGCTACTTCAGGATCGAACGCACGATTCCGAAGCACGGCGACATCGATGCGGCATTCCGTCAAGGGCGCATCAAACTCGCCGTCGTGTTCCCCGCAGGATTCAACGACGATCTCGTCCACCTCAACAAGGCCGGCATCCAGATCATCGCCGATGCTTCCGAGCCCAACACGGCGACGACGCTGACGAACTATCTGACGTCCATCGTCATGGACTATCAGACGCAGATGATACAATCCACGGCTCTTCCCTATCGCATCACGACGGAGGTGCGGATGCTCTACAATCCGCAGTTGAAGGGAGCACCGAACTTCGTCCCCGGTGTCATGGCCCTTGTCCTCATGCTCGTCTGCGTGATGATGACGTCCATTTCCATCGTCCGGGAGAAAGAACTCGGCACCATGGAAATCCTTCTCGTCTCTCCGTTCAGACCGTTCCTTGTCATCGTGGCCAAGGTCGTTCCCTATCTCATTCTCTCACTGGTCAACGTCACGACGATCATCCTGCTCAGCATCTTCGTCCTGGGCCTCCCTGTCAACGGCAGCATCGTCCTGCTCTTCCTCGAAAGCACGCTCTTCATCGTGACGTCGCTGTCGCTCGGTCTCCTCATCTCGACGCTGACCGATACGCAGCAGACGGCCATGCTCTTCTCGATGATGGGCATGCTCCTGCCGACCGTACTGTTCAGCGGCTTCATGTTCCCGATCGAGAACATGCCGCTGCCGCTTCAGATCATCTCCAATGCCGTGCCGGCGAAGTGGTACTACATCATCGTCAAGTCGGTGATGATCAAGGGTACGGGTCTGGCTTCGATCTGGAGGGAGACGTTGGTCCTGACCGGTATGACGCTCGTGCTGACGATCATCAGCCTCCGGAAATTCAAGGTACGCCTCGCATGA
- a CDS encoding ATPase: MDAVILNGIGKTYDDGTVQAVRDVSFSVRRGELFGLIGPDGAGKTSIFRMLTTLLLPDAGTASVEGYDVVRDYKAIRGRVGYMPGRFSLYQDLTVEENLNFFAMLFGTTIEENYDLVKDIYVQLEPFRTRRAGKLSGGMKQKLALCCALIHKPSVMFLDEPTTGVDPVSRKEFWEMLKRLKAQDITILVSTPYMDEAMLCDRIALIQGGRILSIDTPGDIVRSYPDTLFAVRSADMYRLLRDMESYQATSSCFAFGEYLHVTFGNEALPDTSRLRTYLADHGHDDIEIRTIEPTIEDCFIRLMKP, from the coding sequence ATGGATGCAGTGATCCTGAACGGTATCGGCAAGACCTACGACGATGGAACCGTCCAGGCCGTACGCGACGTATCCTTCTCGGTACGGCGCGGTGAGCTGTTCGGTCTGATCGGCCCCGATGGCGCAGGAAAGACCAGCATCTTCCGCATGCTGACCACGCTCCTGCTCCCCGATGCCGGTACGGCAAGCGTCGAAGGATACGACGTCGTACGCGACTACAAGGCGATACGCGGAAGGGTGGGCTATATGCCCGGACGCTTCTCCCTCTATCAGGACCTCACCGTCGAGGAGAATCTCAATTTCTTCGCAATGCTCTTCGGAACGACGATCGAGGAGAACTACGACCTCGTAAAGGACATCTACGTCCAGCTCGAACCGTTCAGGACACGCCGCGCGGGTAAGCTGTCGGGCGGCATGAAGCAGAAGCTCGCCCTGTGCTGTGCCCTCATCCACAAACCCTCCGTGATGTTCCTTGACGAACCCACGACCGGTGTGGATCCCGTATCGCGCAAGGAGTTCTGGGAGATGCTCAAGCGTCTGAAGGCCCAGGACATCACGATCCTGGTGTCGACACCCTACATGGACGAAGCGATGCTGTGCGACAGGATCGCTCTCATCCAGGGCGGCCGGATCCTGTCGATAGACACACCCGGCGACATCGTACGCTCCTATCCCGATACGCTCTTCGCCGTGAGATCGGCCGACATGTATCGGCTGCTGCGCGACATGGAGAGCTACCAAGCGACGTCGAGCTGCTTCGCCTTCGGCGAATACCTGCACGTGACGTTCGGCAACGAGGCCCTCCCCGATACGAGCCGCCTCCGCACCTATCTCGCAGATCATGGACACGATGACATCGAGATACGTACGATCGAGCCGACCATCGAAGATTGTTTCATCCGACTCATGAAGCCCTGA
- a CDS encoding HlyD family secretion protein produces the protein MFTKFIMIVMTASIVVACGNGDNDADAAGTFETEEVIVSSQATGLIERLDIEEGQTLVDGQDVGYVDTTQLDLKKKQLVAQIDAVLSRKPQIATQIAALREQLVTAERELQRVTKLVQAEAATTKQLDDARAQVAVLEKQIDAQYSTLGISSQSITQEAIPLRVQIEQLDDQIAKSRIVNRIPGTVLTKYAQAQEVTAVGKPLYRIGDLSTVTLRAYVTGNQFSSIRLNQNVRVLVDDGQNGYREYSGTISWISDKAEFTPKTIQTKDERANLVYAVKVRVKNDGRLKIGMYGEVRFK, from the coding sequence ATGTTCACGAAGTTCATCATGATCGTCATGACGGCATCGATCGTCGTGGCATGCGGCAACGGCGACAACGATGCCGACGCAGCCGGTACCTTCGAGACGGAGGAAGTCATCGTATCGTCCCAGGCCACGGGCCTCATCGAACGTCTGGATATCGAGGAAGGCCAGACTCTCGTCGACGGCCAGGACGTCGGCTACGTCGATACGACGCAGCTCGATCTGAAGAAGAAGCAACTCGTCGCACAGATCGACGCAGTGCTGAGCAGGAAGCCGCAGATCGCGACGCAGATCGCAGCACTGCGGGAACAGCTCGTCACGGCCGAACGCGAGCTGCAACGCGTCACAAAGCTCGTACAGGCCGAAGCTGCGACGACGAAACAGCTCGACGATGCGCGGGCCCAGGTCGCAGTGCTGGAGAAGCAGATCGATGCCCAGTACTCCACGCTCGGCATCTCGTCGCAGAGCATCACGCAGGAAGCCATCCCCCTTCGTGTGCAGATCGAGCAACTCGACGATCAGATCGCGAAGAGCAGGATCGTCAATCGCATCCCGGGCACCGTCCTCACCAAGTATGCCCAAGCGCAGGAAGTGACGGCCGTCGGCAAGCCGCTCTACAGGATCGGCGATCTCTCCACCGTCACCTTGCGCGCCTATGTCACGGGTAACCAGTTCTCGTCGATCCGCCTGAACCAGAACGTACGCGTTCTCGTCGACGACGGACAGAACGGATACCGGGAGTACTCCGGAACGATTTCATGGATCAGCGACAAGGCCGAATTCACACCGAAGACCATCCAGACGAAGGACGAGCGTGCCAACCTCGTCTATGCCGTCAAGGTCCGCGTGAAGAACGACGGTCGTCTGAAGATCGGCATGTACGGTGAAGTACGCTTCAAGTGA
- a CDS encoding transporter, translating into MKHTVMHYVAVACGIMISVAAMQAQTPAGLTLDECQQRAAEHYPLTRQRELLARSRDYSMDNVAKGYLPQVSISGQATYQSDVTQVPISFPGINIDAPSRDQYKVYGEVSQTLYDGGTISRQQRIQDVSTTAEERKIDVELYKLRERINQIFFGILLIDEQRAQIAVLKQDLDAAIRKMKAAVANGTALKSNVDVLEAELLKTRQRDIELGSARRTYAAMLGLLMDRPLDEKVVLVKPASIQLSNGIDRPELRLYDAQRRIIDAQYDAIDARSMPRVGLFFQGGYGKPALNMLKNSFEAYYVGGLRLTWSLTGLYSSGSERELLDVNRAIVDVQQETFLFNTKLTLTQQETDMKKYAELMQLDDDIIVLRASVKNTAEAQLEGGTITANDYLREVHAEDLARQDRLLHGMQLLMAQYGHQTTSGK; encoded by the coding sequence ATGAAACATACGGTCATGCATTATGTCGCCGTCGCTTGCGGCATCATGATATCGGTCGCGGCGATGCAAGCCCAGACGCCGGCAGGACTCACCCTGGACGAATGCCAGCAACGCGCCGCGGAGCACTATCCGCTCACACGACAACGCGAACTCCTTGCACGCAGCCGCGACTATTCGATGGACAACGTGGCGAAGGGCTATCTTCCGCAGGTCAGCATCAGTGGACAGGCCACGTATCAGTCCGACGTGACGCAGGTTCCGATCTCCTTCCCCGGCATCAACATCGATGCGCCGAGCAGGGACCAGTACAAGGTCTACGGAGAAGTATCGCAGACGCTCTACGATGGCGGGACGATATCGCGACAGCAACGCATCCAGGACGTCTCGACGACGGCCGAAGAGCGCAAGATCGACGTCGAGCTGTACAAGCTCAGGGAACGTATCAACCAGATCTTCTTCGGCATCCTGCTGATCGACGAACAACGCGCACAGATCGCCGTACTGAAACAGGACCTCGATGCGGCCATCCGGAAGATGAAGGCCGCCGTGGCCAACGGGACGGCATTGAAAAGCAACGTCGACGTCCTCGAGGCCGAACTGCTGAAAACCCGCCAACGGGACATCGAGCTCGGCAGCGCCCGCCGTACCTATGCCGCCATGCTCGGACTGCTCATGGACCGCCCGCTCGACGAGAAGGTCGTTCTCGTGAAGCCGGCATCGATCCAGCTCTCGAACGGTATCGACAGACCTGAGCTCCGTCTCTACGATGCCCAGCGCAGAATCATCGACGCACAGTACGACGCGATCGACGCACGCAGTATGCCGCGTGTCGGCCTGTTCTTCCAGGGTGGATACGGCAAGCCCGCGCTGAACATGCTCAAGAACTCCTTCGAGGCCTACTATGTCGGAGGGTTGCGCCTGACATGGTCGCTTACCGGCCTGTATTCGTCAGGCAGCGAGCGCGAACTACTCGATGTGAACCGCGCCATCGTCGATGTGCAGCAGGAGACCTTCCTCTTCAACACGAAGCTGACGCTCACGCAACAGGAAACGGACATGAAGAAATATGCCGAACTGATGCAGCTCGACGACGACATCATCGTCCTGCGCGCATCGGTGAAGAACACGGCCGAAGCCCAGCTCGAGGGCGGTACGATCACGGCCAACGACTATCTGCGCGAAGTACATGCGGAGGATCTGGCCCGACAGGACCGACTGCTCCACGGCATGCAACTGCTCATGGCCCAGTACGGCCATCAAACCACTTCCGGCAAGTAA
- a CDS encoding TetR family transcriptional regulator, with the protein MTAGETQQDPTTEERIKEAARKLFLQKGYAGTRTRDIAEQAGINLALLNYYFRSKEKLFELIMTENLQEFGQGVIAVVNDKSTTLGEKFTSIVNRYIDMLERAPEMPVFIFSEIQANPERIGSKIGVKNALTNSFLLQQYKEEVAAGRAAAIHPLHLIMNLLGLTIFPFIGRPLLQYGTGMKQEDFMALMQERRTLIPLWVKAAMETRQS; encoded by the coding sequence GTGACTGCCGGAGAAACACAACAGGACCCAACGACGGAAGAACGGATCAAGGAAGCCGCGCGCAAGCTGTTCCTGCAGAAAGGCTATGCGGGAACGAGGACGCGCGACATCGCCGAACAGGCAGGTATCAACCTCGCCCTCCTGAACTATTACTTCCGCAGCAAGGAAAAGCTGTTCGAACTGATCATGACGGAGAACCTCCAGGAGTTCGGACAGGGCGTCATCGCCGTCGTCAACGACAAGTCCACGACGCTGGGGGAGAAATTCACATCCATCGTCAACCGCTACATCGACATGCTGGAACGCGCACCGGAAATGCCGGTCTTCATCTTCAGCGAGATCCAGGCGAATCCCGAACGCATAGGATCGAAAATCGGCGTGAAGAACGCACTCACGAATTCGTTTCTCCTGCAGCAATACAAGGAAGAGGTGGCCGCAGGCAGAGCGGCAGCGATCCATCCCCTCCATCTCATCATGAACCTGCTGGGTCTGACCATCTTTCCCTTCATCGGACGTCCCCTGCTCCAGTATGGAACAGGAATGAAGCAGGAAGATTTCATGGCGCTGATGCAGGAACGCAGAACGCTGATTCCACTATGGGTGAAGGCAGCAATGGAGACGAGGCAGTCATGA
- a CDS encoding type 2 isopentenyl-diphosphate Delta-isomerase → MQDHSLPSRKQQHVDLCVNDDVTFRAKTTGLERYELDYDALPEIDLADVTTDISFFGHPCSMPIMITGMTGGYADAERINTMLGEVCDELRIPMGLGSIRAAMVDEAQLPTYASAARPERTFPLVANIGAAQIADWKNTEPRLMHVLDSLGADIVAVHLNPLQELLQPEGEPRFRGVLDGIAALVRGTDRPVIVKEVGAGISGAVARRLVGVGVHGIDVAGAGGTSWAGVEILRRDDGQRMDHLWDVGIPTAECVREVASVLSTVVPRPLLIASGGIMSGTDVAKCIALGADCCGVARPVISAIMNEGVTGAVALLRTLELHLRQWMFLTGSATIADLRHARLRSSA, encoded by the coding sequence GTGCAGGATCATTCCCTCCCATCACGCAAGCAGCAGCACGTCGACCTGTGCGTCAATGACGATGTGACGTTCAGAGCGAAGACGACGGGCCTCGAACGCTACGAGCTCGACTACGATGCCCTGCCCGAAATCGATCTTGCGGACGTAACGACCGACATCTCCTTCTTCGGTCATCCGTGCTCGATGCCCATCATGATCACCGGGATGACGGGAGGATATGCCGATGCAGAACGCATCAACACCATGCTCGGCGAGGTATGCGACGAACTGCGCATACCGATGGGCCTCGGTTCCATACGTGCGGCAATGGTCGATGAAGCCCAGCTTCCCACCTATGCCAGTGCGGCCCGTCCAGAACGGACCTTCCCCCTCGTAGCCAATATCGGTGCGGCACAGATCGCCGACTGGAAGAACACGGAACCGCGTCTGATGCACGTTCTCGACTCGCTCGGTGCGGACATCGTCGCCGTGCATCTCAATCCATTGCAGGAACTCCTCCAGCCCGAAGGCGAACCACGCTTCCGCGGTGTGCTCGACGGAATCGCAGCGTTGGTACGAGGAACGGACCGACCGGTCATCGTCAAGGAAGTCGGTGCCGGAATCAGCGGGGCCGTGGCTCGACGCCTCGTTGGCGTCGGCGTTCATGGTATCGACGTCGCAGGTGCGGGAGGTACGTCCTGGGCCGGTGTCGAAATCCTGCGGCGCGACGATGGACAGCGCATGGATCACCTGTGGGACGTAGGCATTCCGACGGCCGAATGCGTACGGGAGGTAGCTTCCGTTCTGTCCACCGTCGTACCTCGTCCACTCCTCATCGCTTCGGGCGGCATCATGAGCGGTACGGACGTCGCCAAATGCATCGCTCTCGGCGCCGACTGTTGCGGTGTGGCACGTCCCGTCATCTCCGCCATCATGAACGAGGGTGTGACCGGGGCCGTCGCCTTGCTCCGGACCCTGGAACTGCATCTGCGTCAGTGGATGTTCCTGACCGGCAGCGCGACGATCGCAGACCTGCGCCACGCACGGCTGCGATCGTCGGCATAA
- a CDS encoding DNA protecting protein DprA: MQSPWPVDDIVALTRMRGLTSADIIALVRTCGTIDEALDRIGRTIGLPLGLDDTDVPPVDTSADSTIVTYFCDTYPARLRAIPHPPIVLDVRGRLPPDDVPAIAVVGTRAATAQYGRPVTESLVRAWVEAGCCIVSGLANGIDTLAHEATIAMSGITAAVIACGIDRITPAHAKRLAERIVDGGGCIVSEYARGQAALPPYFPQRNRIISGLGDAVVIVESKRTGGALITAEFARQHHRPLYAVPGPVTSQRSAGCNALLASGHARTLCDARQLLEDLGIDRLPGLGARPRPELSGIERRLIDTIGNGMTYVDDIARETALSVDTVLQTLLDLEFRGFVRRLPGQRFVAME, from the coding sequence ATGCAGTCACCATGGCCCGTCGACGATATCGTAGCCCTCACCCGCATGCGCGGCCTGACGTCGGCCGATATCATCGCACTCGTGCGGACATGCGGGACGATCGATGAAGCACTGGACAGGATCGGCAGGACGATCGGACTGCCACTCGGACTCGACGATACCGACGTGCCGCCCGTCGATACCTCCGCGGATTCGACCATCGTCACGTATTTCTGCGATACCTACCCTGCACGGCTCCGTGCCATCCCCCATCCACCCATCGTGCTCGACGTGCGCGGTCGGCTGCCGCCCGACGACGTTCCGGCCATCGCCGTCGTCGGTACACGTGCCGCAACGGCACAGTACGGCAGACCCGTCACCGAGTCGTTGGTCAGGGCATGGGTCGAAGCCGGATGCTGCATCGTCAGCGGACTCGCCAACGGCATCGACACACTCGCTCACGAAGCCACAATCGCCATGAGCGGTATCACCGCCGCCGTCATCGCATGCGGTATCGATCGCATCACTCCCGCCCATGCGAAGAGACTTGCCGAACGTATCGTCGACGGTGGTGGGTGCATCGTCAGCGAATATGCACGGGGCCAGGCGGCCTTGCCTCCATACTTCCCTCAGCGCAACAGGATCATCAGCGGTCTCGGCGATGCCGTCGTCATCGTGGAAAGCAAACGTACCGGTGGGGCGCTCATCACCGCCGAGTTCGCACGGCAGCATCATCGCCCGCTCTACGCCGTTCCCGGTCCCGTCACATCCCAGCGCAGTGCCGGATGCAATGCCCTGCTCGCCAGTGGTCATGCCCGTACGTTGTGCGATGCGCGACAGCTTCTCGAGGATCTCGGTATCGACAGGCTGCCCGGGCTCGGCGCACGACCACGTCCGGAGCTCTCCGGTATCGAACGACGGTTGATCGACACCATCGGCAACGGCATGACGTACGTCGACGACATCGCCCGCGAGACGGCCCTCTCCGTCGATACCGTGTTGCAGACGCTCCTCGATCTCGAATTCAGGGGCTTCGTACGCCGCCTCCCCGGCCAGCGATTCGTCGCGATGGAATGA
- a CDS encoding phosphoglucosamine mutase → MPLIRSISGLRATLGDSLTPSIVADYTAAFSALQPQGPIVVGRDGRPSGTWIADVVLGTLRACGRTVHMLDLVPTPTVQLFTEHSDAAGGIAITASHNPAPWNGLKFIGADGVFLDAAQNDALWHHVDNRLFVLSADQQSGNVVHVDNAIERHISTILGLSVVQRAPHANGKRVVVDAVNCSGSFIVPKLLERFGYTVIPLHCDGSGIFPHVPEPTAENLTGLGEAVREQRADFGIAVDPDGDRLVLYDEHGEPIGEENTIALATAAVLAYGNTGPVVVNYSTTRVVDDVAAAAKQTTYRAPVGEINVVRRMQNVGAVIGGEGSGGVIYPACHYGRDAMVGIGLVTALLRLKAVTMSAAVAELPRYDMIKTKMTLDHRAAIGPLLDECRKAFADAIIHDDDGLHAAWTDRWVHVRASNTEPIMRIIAEAPSFEEAQRLIARVTDLQERSA, encoded by the coding sequence ATGCCCCTCATCCGCAGCATCTCGGGTCTTCGTGCCACGCTCGGCGACTCGCTCACCCCATCGATCGTGGCAGACTACACGGCAGCGTTCTCGGCACTGCAACCCCAGGGCCCCATCGTCGTCGGACGTGACGGACGCCCTTCCGGTACGTGGATCGCGGACGTCGTCCTGGGCACCCTGCGCGCCTGTGGGCGCACCGTGCACATGCTCGACCTCGTTCCGACGCCGACGGTCCAGTTGTTCACCGAACACAGCGATGCGGCCGGAGGCATCGCCATCACGGCATCGCACAACCCGGCCCCATGGAACGGGCTGAAGTTCATCGGCGCCGACGGCGTCTTCCTCGATGCAGCCCAGAACGATGCTCTATGGCATCACGTGGACAATCGTCTCTTCGTCCTGTCGGCCGATCAGCAGAGCGGGAACGTCGTCCACGTCGACAACGCCATCGAACGTCACATCAGCACCATCCTCGGCCTCAGCGTCGTACAACGCGCACCTCATGCCAACGGCAAGCGCGTCGTCGTCGATGCCGTCAACTGCAGCGGCTCCTTCATCGTGCCCAAGCTCCTCGAACGCTTCGGCTATACGGTCATTCCATTGCATTGCGACGGCAGCGGCATCTTCCCCCACGTTCCCGAACCCACCGCCGAGAACCTCACGGGACTCGGCGAGGCCGTCCGTGAGCAACGGGCCGACTTCGGCATCGCCGTCGATCCGGACGGCGACCGCCTCGTCCTCTACGACGAGCACGGCGAACCCATCGGCGAGGAGAATACCATCGCACTGGCGACGGCGGCCGTCCTGGCCTACGGCAATACCGGGCCCGTCGTGGTGAACTATTCCACGACACGCGTCGTGGACGACGTGGCGGCGGCGGCGAAGCAGACGACGTATCGCGCACCTGTCGGTGAGATCAACGTCGTACGCAGGATGCAGAACGTCGGTGCCGTCATCGGCGGCGAGGGATCGGGCGGCGTCATCTATCCGGCATGTCACTACGGACGGGACGCCATGGTCGGTATCGGTCTCGTCACGGCCCTGCTTCGGCTCAAGGCCGTCACGATGTCGGCCGCAGTGGCCGAACTGCCGCGGTACGACATGATCAAGACGAAGATGACGCTCGACCACAGGGCTGCGATAGGCCCGCTTCTCGACGAATGCAGGAAGGCATTCGCCGATGCCATCATCCACGACGACGATGGTCTGCACGCAGCCTGGACCGACCGCTGGGTCCACGTCCGCGCCTCCAACACCGAACCCATCATGCGCATCATCGCCGAAGCGCCTTCATTTGAGGAAGCGCAACGACTGATCGCACGCGTCACCGATCTGCAGGAGCGGTCGGCATGA